GAACCATATTCTCCTGACCATGACCTATGCTCAGACCACGAAAGAGGTTCTTGCTCAGCAGGAAGGTATCCACGAACCCAGACACCACCTGCCGGAACTCCTGCCGGAGGTTGAGCTGTCGCATCACTCTGGAGATTACGGGGGCATCGAACCGCTTTGCACTGTGGGCCGCCAGCAGCACGGGGCGGCGGAAGGAGCGAAGGAAGTCGATGAAGGAGGTGAGAGCGTCAACGAGAGGGACGGTGTCCATAGGAGTCCCTTGGCGAAACAGCTCGCCATCTGTCACGGTGAAGCCCGTCACCTGTTTGGCGCTCGCAGAGAGGGCGCGGCGGGGGACTGTGTAGACGTTAAAGTCCTTCTCTCCGCAGATGGCCGACACCTGGATGATGTCACACACTGTGGTGTCTGAGAGGGGATTAAATagagaaaaaggaaatataaatagatgTAGGTTATAATATTCAGAATTATAAAAACGTCGTCTTTTAGTCAGCAAACTGCTCGTTGTTGTGGTTTTTCGGTGTGATGTAGGAGAGGCCGATATGACAAAATGTACTGTGAGGTAATATAaatgtgtctgctgctgcacgTTGCTGTCATGTAGCATCCTGTCGCTCAGGAAGAGCCTCTGGTTGGTTTGTGGTTTGGCACAGACACATGTCTCCTCTGAGCTCTAATCTCATTGGTTCAAACAGCCAAGCGATGCTCCACCCt
The nucleotide sequence above comes from Sebastes fasciatus isolate fSebFas1 chromosome 4, fSebFas1.pri, whole genome shotgun sequence. Encoded proteins:
- the LOC141766738 gene encoding DNA polymerase III PolC-type-like: MSQNKLIVFFDLETTGLDTTVCDIIQVSAICGEKDFNVYTVPRRALSASAKQVTGFTVTDGELFRQGTPMDTVPLVDALTSFIDFLRSFRRPVLLAAHSAKRFDAPVISRVMRQLNLRQEFRQVVSGFVDTFLLSKNLFRGLSIGHGQENMVRHFLGKTYTAHDASEDATMLQELFNHWRPSILDVATVTFSTNMF